Genomic segment of Desulfobulbaceae bacterium:
ACCGGATAGAGGTCATTCATTTTGATGCCGAAAGAGTCGTCAAGAACATTGAGAAGTACCTGTTTCTGCAAACCAAGCTTCTGCTGAGGATCAAGAAAGGCAAGCGCAATTTCAGCAGCCTGTTGTTTGTTTTGTTCAACAAATTTACCTGCCCCTACAAGCAGTGAAGTAAATTCGTGAACCGCATCAGGGAATTTGCCGATAAACTCATCCTGAAAGGCAACAATACAGCAGGGGTGGTTTGGCCAGATCTGGGCCGATTTAAAGGTGAGTAGGGCAATTCCATTGGCGATAGCGCTGGAACCAATGGGCTCTGCTACGATAAAACCGGCAACCTCCTCGTTATCTCTCATAATGGCCGGCATTTGGATCGGGGGAACAACTTCAAAGGTGACATTTATCTCTTTCGGTCCCGGCACACCTGGTTTTAAGCCATGTCTGGACAGAAATTTATGGGCCAGCATGTGATGAATCGACATCTTATGGGGAATATCGACACTGCGGTTTTTGAAAAAAGCCTCGTTTGAACCGAAATCATCATAAGGCGTTTTGGTGGTGTGCACAAAAACGCTGCCGTTTTTATGGGCCAGGAGGACAAGTTTTATCTTGGCGCCAAAGCCGAAAAGATCCATGGCAATAGGGGCCAGGACAAAAGCACCGTCCACTGTGCCTTTGTCCAGAGAATCCTGCACCGGATTCCAGCCCGGCATACAGGTTGTTTTCAGGTCAAAATAGTGGGGCGTGACCTTGCCAGTCTCGATCTGATGCTTTAAAACACCCAGGGCAAGATGGTCGGTAATCTGAATATGGGCAATTTCCATTTCCACTTTACCGTTACTCTTCTTTTTGATACGCTCCCCTTTTACAACCTCCTTTTTTATCCCAAAAGCCTCTTCAATTTTCATCTTAAGGTTCTCTTCATCAAAGGGTTTGGCAATATGAGTATTGGCACCCTCTTTCTTTGCCAGTGCCTCCTGTCCCTTATCAGCCTGTGCTGTAGCCATAATGAAGGGCGTATCTTTATACTCATCAGATTTACGTACCCACTTCAGAAACTCCAAGCCGTCCATGTTGGGCATGTTCCAGTCACTGAGTATCAAATCGACCTGCAGGTCTTTGAGCTTTTCAATGGCATCCAAGCCGTCTATAGCGGTAACAATGTTTTGATAACCGATTGCCTTAAGTATATTGCTTATCATGCGGTGCATGATGGTGGTGTCATCAACGATAAGAACGGTAATATCTTTGTTGAGGGTCATGGCCTGCCTCCAGGGTATTTATGGTTCGAGGTTACAAGTTCGAGGTTACAGGTTCAAGGGCAAAGGATTGAAGAGCAGCACTGTTTATTTCCACAGTGGTAGAACTGTCTGTATCCTTTTACCTTTCACCTTTTTCATTATTCTTTTTGTCGTTCTGCCTGTTTGCAATCCTATCCAGCAAGGAGCTCTTGGCCTCCTTGCCTGTCTCTGGTGCTGCGAAATCTGTTTTGCCACCAGTATATTGTGATGTGCCGGCACTTTTTTTCCTCTGTAAAGTGCTGAGCAGCGATTTTTTTGGTTGTTGTTTTTGCCTCGGCTCTGCAGGGTCGTGAGACTGGGGTTTCCTGATGGCCTTTTTCCCTGCGGCTGCCGGGGGTGGTGGCGAAGGAAAAGCCTGCCCTGGTGTCGTTTTTTCCCGGGCTTCAGGAACAACCCCAGTCTCACGGAGGGGTGTTGCCGGCTTCGCGGGTGGCGGCGGAGGCGACACAACCGGCACCGGCCCTGGCGCCGGTTGTTTAACCGGGGCAGGGGTGGTCGGCACAGTGGCTGGTTTTGGTTTGGGGGCCGCTCTCTTTAGGGGTGGAATAGCAGGGCGACCTGCAGGAGTTACAGAAACAGGGGAGGGAGGAACTCTCTTCTCCCAACCTTTTTTTTGATAAAATATGCCGCGCAGGTAAGTATTACTCTCAAACGCAAAGCCCATACTGCTCAAACTTTCAGAGCCGCCAAGAAGCAAAATGCCGTCAGGCTCCATGACATTGCTGATTTTATTGAAAAGTTTTTGGCGGTCGGGCTGGGAAAAATAGATGGCAACGTTGCGGCAAAAAATAATATCAAAGGCGCCGATAGCGGGAAAGGGGTGCAAGAGGTTCATTTTATTGAACTGGGCCATGGCTCGGATCTCATCCTTGATGCGCCACTCATTGCCAATTTGATTGAAATATTTGTGCAGATACTGGCTCGGCAGGCCCCGTTCCATCTCAAAGCGGCTGTACTTGCCGTAGCTTGCCTGGGCAATGACTTTGTCTGAGATGTCAGAGCCAAGAATGGAAATATTGTAGGCATTCAGGTTGTGAAGGACCTCTTTTAAGGTAATGGCAATACTGTAAACTTCCTGTCCTGTTGAGCAGGCGGCACTCCATATCCGCAGAGGAATGGGAGCAGATTTGTATTGTTGTCTCCGCCGGTCAATAAGGTCAGGTAGAATTTTATTACGCAGTAGGTCAAAGGGGGTGCTGTCACGAAAAAAAAATGTTTCATTGGTGGAAATGGCATCAATAATTTTATGTTTCAATCTGTCGGAAGGGTCGGCCTTGACTTGATAAAAAAAATCGCTGAAAGTTTCGGCATTAGTATCTCTCATCAGGGGACGCAGTCTGGTCTCGAGAAGATAGCCCTTGCTTTTATCAAGCACAATTCCGGAGATCTCATAAATATATCTCGAAAAGACCTTTACTTCCTCGTCAGTAATTTTTTTCATGGCTACCTTTGATTCCGAAGAGAGGTCAAAATTAAACGGTTTTCATTATTTCATGGGCAATTCTTCCCAGCGGCGCTATCACATCGGCCAGTTTAGCATCATTAACAGCCTTTGGCATGCCGTAAACAACACAGGTCTCTTCATCCTGGGCGATGGCAAATGTACCGCTGGCCTTGGCCACCGTTAACCCCAGTCTGCCGTCAGATCCCATACCCGTCATAATCACACAGGTTGATTCTGCCCCATATTCCCGGGCAATGGAGCGAAACAGATAGTCGACAGAGGGCCGGCAGTTATTTTCCGGGGGATCATCGGTGATCCGGATTATTTTAGCCAGCCCGGCGCCAGACGCCACTTTCATCTGTTTGCCTCCGGGGGCAACATAAACGGTGTTGCCTCTGACCTGTTCACCGTTTTCCGCCTCTTTAACAGTCAAGGCGCTCTTGCTGTTCAGATTATTGGCTAGCGAGGCGGTAAACATTTCCGGCATGTGCTGCACCAGAAAAATCGGCACTCCGATATCCCCCTTTAGTTTCGGGATCATTTCAGCCAAGGCCTTTGGGCCTCCGGTAGAGATGCCAATGGCAATGGCCTTGGATTTTTCGGTTCGTTTTCTTGTTGTGCCGACACCCTTAACCGCGGCAGTTACCTGGGCAATTTTTTGGCTGCGGGGAGCACTTTTGGCTGCTATGCCCGGTTTGGACAATTTCCTCTTCAACTCAAGACTGCGGCCATAGGCGTTTAATGCAAGACGTAGATGTTTAGTAAGCTTCTTCTGATTTTCCTCTGTCGACGCTTCATCCGGCTTGGCGATAAAGTCAAATGCACCCAGTTCAAGGGCTTGCAGGGTAATGAGGCTATCATGCTGGGTTTTAGAGCTTAAAATCAGGCAGTCAGAATCAAAATTCTGTTTTTGAATTTCCTCCAACACCTGCAAACCATTCATCACCGGCATTTCAATATCAAGGGTCAAGAGGTCGGGCTTCAGGGTCCGGATCCGCGAGAGGGCAATCTCACCATTATTGGCTGTACCCACCACCTCAACATCAGGGAAGGATTCAAGAATATCAGTGACAATTTTACGATAAAAGATCGTATCATCAACAACCAGTACTTTTATTTTCATAGGGTATCTTCAAGTCGTGTAATATTGTAACCTTACAGAATGCTGGAAGCAGAAGTTAGGAGTCATGAGTCTAATGACTCCTGTCTTCTGAATTCTTTTTTTTTACCTTTCCCCTTTTTCCTGTTCATCTGCCAAGACCACGTCGACATCAAGAAGGGCCAGAATTTCATTCTTGGCCGTGTGTACCACTCCCTTAAAAAACCTGCCCTGCACCCCCTTTATGTTCGAAGGTGGATCTGCTATCTCTTTTTTTGGGGCGGTCAGCACCTCGCTCACACTGTCCACCAACAGACCAATATGCTCACCCTGTGAGGTGACAATGATGACCCGACTCTCATCGGTAATGGTCGATGGTTCAAAGCCGATCTTCCTGCTTTGGTCAATGACCGTGACGATCTGTCCCCTGAGATTCATAATGCCGACAACATAATCCGGGGCCAATGGCACCTTGGTTATCTGTAGGTCCTGATTAATTTCCTGCACAATATTAATATTCAGGCCGCATAGTGTATCTTTAAGATAAAAACAGGAAAGCTGGATGGCTTCGCCATCCTTACTGATTTGCCGATTATCGGTTTCCACGATGTTCTCCTTGTTTTTAAACTGCGAGTTACATAGGTAAATAGGCTGTAGACTATAGCCTGCAGCCTAGACAGCTAACGAGTTACTTCTCTTACAGCTTAAACTGCCCCACCATTTCCTTCAATTGTTCGGCCAGTTTGCTCAAATCAGCTGCACTTTGCTGCACCTGGGCACTGGAGTTGCTCATTTCGTTGGCAGCTTCATTGACCTCGGTAATTTCTTTGGCAACCTGACCTGCCGCGGCAGAGCTCTGGTTGACATTTTCATTGATCTCCTGCAGTCCCAGGGAGGCCTGGCCTACATTTTCTGAGATTTCTTTAGTGGCGGCATTCTGCTGCTCTACAGCTGCCGCGATGGCGGAAACAACCTCATCAACCATATTGATTGCCTTGCCAACCTCTTCAATCTCAGTCACTGTTGAGCCGGTGGATTTCTGGATCAACTGTAGTTTTTTGCCAATATCGCCGGTGGCGTCAGCGGTCTGTTTGGCAAGCTCTTTAATCTCGTTGGCGACCACGGCAAAACCTTTGCCTGCCTCCCCGGCCCTGGCGGCCTCAATGGTGGCATTCAAGGCCAAAAGATTGGTCTTGTCGGAGATGGCCTTAATAGTTTCTGAAACCACGCCGATCTCCTCGGCCGCTTCACCAAGTATATTTACCTGTGCTGAGGCCTGATTGGTACGCTCCACGGCATTATTAGCGTTTTCCTTGGCCTTGGCGGCATTCTGAGCGATCTCGGCAATACTGGAACTCATCTGTTCTGCACCGGAAGCAACGGTGCTGACATTGGTGGAGGCCTGTTCCATGGCGGCAGCAACCGAAGCCATGTTGGAATTCATCTCTTCGGCAGCAGAGGCCACGGTATTTGATTTCGTCACAGTGGTCTCGGCCCCTGTGGACATCTGTGCGGCAACGCTGGCCATTTCGGTGGATGAGGAACTCAGGGTTCCAACACCAGTATCGATGTCCTTCATCATCTTGGTGAGACTTTCGGCCATTGTATCCATGGCAGCCGCCATTTCACCAATCTCATCATTGTTGGCCATTTTCAAACGTCCGCTGATATTTCCCTCGCTCATCGCTTTTAACATGGCAACTGCTTTGCTGATCGGCGTGGTGATGGAACGGGTGATAAAAAAGGCAATGACTACCCCGAGAATAAGAGCGATTACCAGCCCCCAGATCATTATGCTAGAAGCAGTGCCCAAAGCGGTCATTGTCTCGTTCGAAATTTTGTTAGTGCCTGCCAAACCAGATTCAATGGTAATCTTGGTCGCATCTTTGACTTCGTTACCAAGGTTATTACGCAGTTTACCCAACTCGTCCATCCGTTTCCAATTTTCAATAAGATTCTCCATGGCCAGTTTATAGCCGTGCTCTCCTTCCCTGATAGTTTTTAGCCGCGCAATATCATCGGGTAGACGGGTGATGGTGGCGAGTTCACTTAACTTGCCGTCAATAGCTTCAAAATATTTAAGGGCGTCCACTACACCCTCGACATTACGCTCGGCCTGGGCCTTCCAGTTGGCCAGCTGCACACTATTGCCCAAATCAATAACATCATTGATCCAGGTGATCTTCTGCAGGCGCTCTTTTATCTTTTCAGATGAAACCCCTGCATCAGCCTCTTCTTTCATTTTTTCGTTCTGTCCGGCCAGAAAGGCGTTGGCGCTCTCCATATAGGCCCTGGCACTAGCGCTAAGTTTATCCTTAGCTGCATCCATGGCCTCATCTGTTTTAGCCGTTTCATCAACCAACTTCTCGTAGTCTGCCACATCCGACGATATCAGAGTAAGCTGCTCCTTCAATTTGACCAGGTGCTGCGATTTGGCCGCCAGTTCTTCCGCCGTCACTAATGCTTTATCAAGTTCCTCTATTTCCTTGTGCGCACTGGCCAGAAAACTTGGGTCTCCGGTAAAAGTGTACCCCCGCATGGCGTACATCGTCTGCCGCGCATAGCGATCAAGATCATAGGCAACCTCTATCTCCGGTACGTATTCGGCGGCAAGCCTATTGGAAAGAGTAGATACCCCGCCCATTTTGGTCACGGCAATACCGCCAAGCACACAGGCAATGACTATCAAGCTCCCAAAACCTAATCCGATTTTTACAGCAAGTTTCATTTTCATATCCATCTCCTTAATTATGTATGTTAAAAGCATTCGTTTCGTTACTTATCTCTGTTCCGATCTGGGTTTTCACAGCACCTTCATCATCCCACTAATCTTTATCCTTGTTTAAGCATCTTACGGATGCTTTTACTGAGATTCTCCTTATCGAGCTTGACTTGATAATCATCAACGCCCACCTCTCGGCCCTTGGCAACATCCTCTTCTCCTGCAAGTGAAGTTAAGGCTATGATAGGCAAATGCTTAAAGCGCTCCTCATTTTTGATGCGGCTGGTAAGTTCAAAACCATCCATATTCGGCATCTCAATGTCAGTGACCACCAGGCATATCTGGTCAAGATTGTCTTCTAAAACCTGTAGGGCCTCAAATCCATCCATTGCTTCAAGTACTGTATAGCCTTCCTCTTCAATAAAATGCTTGACCTGCTCCAGAAAAAACCTGGAGTCCTCAACCAGCAAGACTGTATTAGCACTGGCGCCAAGCTCTTTACCTCTCTTGGTCGTTTCCCGGAGTTCTTCTGCCTGTTCTAAAAACCATTGGGGATTGAGGGCCGCCATAAACCCGAATATATCGATCATCAAGGTGGTTTGATCATGGATAATGGCTGAACCGCTGATGCCCGGCTGCCGGAGAGTCTCTTCATCGATCTGCAGATCCAATTCCACAACATCGATTGGCGGCACGGCCAGCAGACCAACCTGGTGGCCAGCCACAATGAAGATAATGACAATCAGGTCCTCTCTGTCCTCAAGCGCTTCGACGCTGGCCACTTCTTCCAGGGCGTAGATAGATAAGGAGCCACCGCGATATTGCATGACCTTTTTACCGCCCTTGATTTCAATATCACTGCTCTTGATCTGTTCGACCCGCAGCACCAGATGCAGTGGGACGGCACAGTATTCGTCCGGACCGTTGTAAAACATCAAAAGGGTCTGACGGGTAGCACCGGCCTTGGCCTGGATTTCAGCTGCCGCAAGTTGTTTGGCCCGATCTGTCTCTGCCATGGTGCGCAGTTGCGCCGCCCTGGCCAGTCCGGAGATATCCAGAATCAGAGCCACATGGCCATCACCCATGATGGTGGCGCCGGCGTATATTTCAAACTTACTCAGATGCCTTCCTAAGGGCTTGACCACAATTTCCACGGTATCATGGAGCTTATCAACCACCAGCCCGTATTTATGAATACCGGCTTGCACCACCATTATCTTGACGTCACTGGTATAACTTGCCCGCCGTTCATCGTTCGTCGCTACTTCTGCTACTTCTGCTACTGCCGCAACCTCTGCTGCTGCCGCGTTTACTTTGCTGTTTACCGCCTGCTCGCTGCTCTCAAAGATCCGTTCATCGGCAAGCCTTTGCCGCTTGTCCACCTCGTACGCACCGGTGCGCGGATTATAAAATGTCTTCTGCAGCTGCAGGACATTGCTGAGCTGGAGCAGAGGAATCAGCTCACCGCGCAGAATGAGCACTTCGGCGTCACCAACCTTTTCGATCTTTTCACGCACTTCAGCAGCAGGCACGTGAATAAGTTCACCCACATTCACCTGGGGAATGGCATAACGCTCATCACTGCTGGAAACCAGCAGGCAGGCGATAATGGCCAGGGTAAGCGGCAGCTTGATCCGCACAATCGATCCTTTGCCAACTTCAGAAAGAATCTCGACCTGACCGCCTAGCTGATCAAGGTTGGTTTTCACCACATCCATGCCAACACCCCGGCCGGAAACATCGCTCACCTGATCCGCCGTGGAAAGTCCTGGCAGCATAATCAAGTTGATCTTTTCCTTGGCGGTCATGGTCTCGACATCTTCGGCGCTAATCAACCCCTTCGCGATTGCCTTTTCAGCAATTGCCTCCGGATCGATTCCCCTGCCGTCATCATGAATTTCGATGATCACCTGGCCCGACTCATGGAAGGCCCGCAGCAGAATTTTTCCCGTGGGATTCTTTCCCTTCTTCTTGCGAATATCTGGCTTTTCGATGCCGTGGTCGGCGGAATTCCTCACCAGGTGGGTCAGAGGATCGCCAAGGCATTCGATAATTGTTTTATCAAGTTCAACCCCCTGGCCTTCTAACTCCAGCTCCATCTCTTTGCCGAGGTCCTTAGCCATGTCCCGGACAATACGGGGAAACTTGTTAAAGATATTGCCCACCGGCTGCATCCTGGTCTGCATAATGGTCTCCTGCAACTCGGAGGTGACCAGGTCGATACGCTGACCGGCTGCGGCAACTATCTGTTTGTCGCCGGTGGAAATAGCCTGGATGAGCTGATTGCGGGCCAATACCAGTTCCCCAGCCCGGTTCATCAACTGGTCGAGAACGGCGACACCGACTCGCAGGGTGTCAGGTTGAGCAATTGCCGGTTTTTCTGAATTTTTCTTGGCCACAGTTGCCTTAGCTGATGATTTCTTAGTCGGAATCGCTGGCTGAGCAGGAGCCGGCGCAGGAACCTCTTCGACTGGTTTCTCTTGTTCAATTACCCGGACAGCGTCAGCTTCCTGAGGCCTTGCATCTTCAGTAGAGTCTACAGGTTCCTCAATAGGTTTTGACACATCCGGGCCATCCGGAACGATATGGATACACTGATCCTCAAGTCCAAAAACACTGCCAACCAGATCTTCTTCAATAATAGTGCTGAAAAGAACATACATCGGCAGCCGGGTGGAAATTTCATCATCATTCAGATCACCTACCACGGCAATTGAGACTACAAGATCAAGGATAACACCTCCATCTTCGAGCAGTTTGAGAAGATCAAGGGGGGTTTTGCCCTGTCGCTCCACATCCTTAATCAGATCAAAGTCAAAGATGTAGATAATCTTGCCGCCCTGCCGACCAAATTTGAGGTCAAACTCAGTCAGTGAAAAAGTAACCGGGACCTTTTTATGGCTTATTTCTATCAGAGTATCGACACTCTCTTTTTCCTCTTCCGGCAATGAGCTGGTTGTCAGACCGGTCAAGGCCACAACATGTTCAGTAATTTCCATCTCATTACTTTCAAGCACATTGTTCAGAAGTTCACCAAGACGATCAAAGGCCACCAGGATTGTATTGATGATGCTGGATGTAGGAACCATTTGCCTGTTACGAATCATATCAAGAACGTTCTCTATTTTGTGGGCCAGTTCCTTGGTATTGGTCAAGTTGAGAAAACCAGCTCCTCCCTTAATAGAATGAGCAGCCCGGAAAACTTTGTTGATCAGATCCTCATCAACATTTTCTCCCTGCCGCTCAACTTCAAGAAGGTCGGTTTCGATGTCTTCCAGATGTTCTTTGGACTCCTGAACGTACATCTGCAAGGTTTCATCTTCGATTATTCCGGCCATAGCCTATCTCCATTTTTTTCAAAAATTTATTGAAGGATGAAATGTTTATCCAGCCGCATATTCTGCAGCAATTTCCGAATATCATCCGAAACGTTAAGCAGTTCAAGACTGGCGCCCAGCTTTTGCAGTGAATTATGGGCTGCAATGAGCACGCCCAGACCCGAGGAATCGATCATCTTCACCTTCCCAAGGTCAACCGCCATCTGTTTCGCCCCACCGTCAAGAAGTCCTTTTAACTCCCCCTTAAAATCTTTGCTTATAGAAGCCACAATATCCTGACTAGGCTTAACAACCACCTTGTCTCCATCTTTTGTCACTTTGCTCATAGTGTTCTCCTTCTTTATTTGGAATCTCTCATATTCCTTTCACCAATACCACTTCATTGCCTCGTTCATTAAAGGTAACCTTGTCAAAGTAGTGGTGCATGATGTTAAGGCCTCGACCACAGCATAACAGAGGCCCCTCTTTGGGCGGTTTGGTTCCAAAAGGAACGAAACCGCACCCTTCATCTTTCACCATAATGACCACTTTATTTTCCTGCTTGTTGATCTGGAAGATAATCTGTTTACTGGGATCATTTTGTGAACCATGTTTAACCGCATTGGTAAGCGCCTCGCGTACACCAAGTTGAATATCAAAGGACAAATCTGGCAACTGCAGCTCCCTGAGGCAGATATCTACATCGTGGCAGGTCCTATCAATGTTGTCAAGCTGGGCTGACATGGCAATATGAACACCAGAGTTCATCTTTGTTTTATTGTAGCGCCCTGACATTTAGATATCCACCCCTAAAAGCAAGACATCATCATCAAAGGTATGTCCAGCCGGTGAAAAGGTTTTGATTATTGTCGCAGTGGCCTCCGTTATAGTTTGTTGCCTGCTCAAGATGGCAGCCTGCCTGAATCCATCCATACCTTGTGTGCGGGTCCGTTGCGGCTCGATAAATGATTCAACCAAACCGTCTGAAAACAGGTAAAACCTGTCGCCAGCACTTACTGAAAGTGTCCTGGTCTCAAAAAAGGCATCAGCAAATATCCCTAAAATATCGCTGTTTGCCTCGACCCAATAAGGTTCTCCTTGTTGCGGCATAAACAACATAGGCAAATGCCCGGCATTCACCACTGCCAAGACATTGTGCACTCGATTGAGGGCCGCATAAATAGCGGTCAGATGTTGTCCCTCTTGAAAAATTGACGTGAGGATCTGGTTGATCACATGCACTGTTTCATTCGGTGCATAAAGAATTGATGCGTTCTGACGGACAAGGGCCTTGAGCGCTGAAGTGGCAAAGGAGGCCGACAAATCATGCCCGCTGATATCAGCCACCAGATACCCATGTATCCCCTTGGCAATGCGAAAAACGTCATAAAAATCACCACCCGCTTCCAAGACCGGCAGGTAATAAACAGCAAAGTTGGCCTCCGGAATCTCCGCCGGATTGACCAGGATAGCCTGCTGTGCTTCATGCATCTGTTGAAGCCGCATGGCCTGCTCCCTGATAATCTGCTGATAGGCGAAACGAAGTTTAAGACAGTTACGCACCCTGGCGTTGACTTCATCCGGCTGAAAGGGCTTGGTGATATAGTCCCAGCCGCCAATGGAGAGGCCTTTGACCTTACTTTGTATATCGTTGTTGCCTGAGATGAATATTATTGGAATATCTCTGGTGGCAGAGTGTGCCTTTAATTTTCCGCAGGTCTCAAAACCGTCTTCGCCCGGCATGATAATATCAAGCAGAATGAGGTCAGGGGGTTCATTGCCGGCGATCTCTCTGCCTGTCTCACCACATATCGCCGACTGGACACGGTAACCAAAGCCTTCCAGTATATTGACCAACAGATCCCTGG
This window contains:
- a CDS encoding fused response regulator/phosphatase, with translation MVEREMTILVIEDELFSRDLLVNILEGFGYRVQSAICGETGREIAGNEPPDLILLDIIMPGEDGFETCGKLKAHSATRDIPIIFISGNNDIQSKVKGLSIGGWDYITKPFQPDEVNARVRNCLKLRFAYQQIIREQAMRLQQMHEAQQAILVNPAEIPEANFAVYYLPVLEAGGDFYDVFRIAKGIHGYLVADISGHDLSASFATSALKALVRQNASILYAPNETVHVINQILTSIFQEGQHLTAIYAALNRVHNVLAVVNAGHLPMLFMPQQGEPYWVEANSDILGIFADAFFETRTLSVSAGDRFYLFSDGLVESFIEPQRTRTQGMDGFRQAAILSRQQTITEATATIIKTFSPAGHTFDDDVLLLGVDI